A part of Thermotoga petrophila RKU-1 genomic DNA contains:
- a CDS encoding S-layer homology domain-containing protein: MKKLLVFVLMLGAFVGISQQFKDVPVNHWAYEAVMEMSKLGVLTGMPDGTFQGNSYLTRYQAAVAFYRLYNILKQPSADVSGLINKVSTLEDLVSTALMKVQNLSDNFGGVTSDLETLKNDVANLKATLVDLKNLRVEVMSQVQSQSDELQSLDAKVNEALSKIAALESKLSGDFVNKDYVDSKIAQTVSKLSDLEGRLSAVETKTANLEALVRNSEASLKDYVEKTLKSYTDTLDQKLSELSASVEKNNTALSGEIGNLKVLVSKLQSDLETQQKTARALDARVSVLEGQITTVNSRVESLEKRVSQVESAVDKVNSLERSMGAVTARVTKVEEEVKNLNQSNAELSQKVDEVVSSKPWMEDVNSVSATLSKKISDVQTMALAGVAIGIVGVIIGFVMGSGK; this comes from the coding sequence ATGAAGAAGCTTCTGGTGTTCGTTCTGATGCTTGGAGCATTCGTCGGAATTTCACAGCAGTTCAAAGACGTTCCCGTCAACCACTGGGCCTACGAAGCGGTAATGGAGATGTCAAAACTCGGTGTTCTCACTGGAATGCCGGATGGAACGTTCCAGGGTAACTCCTACCTCACCAGGTATCAGGCAGCGGTGGCGTTCTACAGACTCTACAACATACTCAAACAACCTTCTGCGGACGTTTCCGGACTGATAAACAAGGTCTCTACTCTCGAGGATCTCGTCAGCACAGCTTTGATGAAGGTTCAGAACCTATCTGACAATTTTGGGGGAGTAACGTCCGATCTTGAAACTCTCAAGAACGATGTGGCGAACTTGAAAGCCACTCTCGTTGACCTCAAAAACCTCAGAGTCGAAGTCATGAGTCAGGTTCAGAGTCAGTCAGATGAACTCCAGAGCCTGGATGCTAAAGTGAACGAAGCGCTTTCGAAAATCGCCGCTCTCGAATCCAAACTTTCGGGGGACTTCGTGAACAAAGACTACGTCGACAGCAAGATCGCCCAGACCGTCTCGAAACTGAGCGATCTCGAAGGAAGGCTCTCCGCCGTTGAGACGAAAACGGCGAACCTTGAGGCACTAGTGAGAAATTCCGAGGCTTCTCTCAAAGATTACGTGGAAAAAACTCTCAAATCCTACACAGATACTCTCGATCAGAAACTCTCCGAACTCTCTGCCAGTGTCGAGAAAAACAACACCGCTCTGTCTGGAGAGATAGGAAACCTCAAGGTGCTCGTCTCCAAACTCCAGAGCGACCTTGAAACTCAGCAGAAGACGGCAAGAGCTCTCGATGCTCGTGTGAGCGTTCTTGAAGGTCAGATCACGACCGTGAACAGCCGTGTTGAGAGTCTGGAAAAGAGAGTTTCTCAGGTGGAGTCGGCAGTTGACAAGGTGAACTCACTCGAAAGAAGCATGGGAGCAGTCACAGCAAGAGTCACCAAAGTCGAAGAAGAAGTTAAGAATCTCAATCAGAGTAACGCAGAACTCTCCCAGAAAGTTGACGAGGTCGTCTCTTCGAAACCATGGATGGAAGATGTAAACAGCGTGAGCGCCACCCTCAGCAAGAAGATCTCCGATGTTCAGACCATGGCCCTTGCGGGTGTCGCCATCGGAATCGTCGGTGTGATAATCGGTTTTGTGATGGGAAGTGGCAAATGA
- the ruvB gene encoding Holliday junction branch migration DNA helicase RuvB, with product MSEFLTPERTVYDSGVQFLRPKSLDEFIGQENVKKKLSLALEAAKMRGEVLDHVLLAGPPGLGKTTLAHIIASELQTNIHVTSGPVLVKQGDMAAILTSLERGDVLFIDEIHRLNKAVEELLYSAIEDFQIDIMIGKGPSAKSIRIDIQPFTLVGATTRSGLLSSPLRSRFGIILELDFYTVKELKEIIKRAASLMDVEIEDSAAEMIAKRSRGTPRIAIRLTKRVRDMLTVVKADRINTDIVLKTMEVLNIDAEGLDEFDRKILKTIIEIYRGGPVGLNALAASLGVEADTLSEVYEPYLLQAGFLARTPRGRVATEKAYKHLKYEVPENRLF from the coding sequence GTGAGTGAATTTCTCACACCTGAAAGGACCGTTTACGACTCTGGTGTACAGTTTCTAAGGCCCAAAAGCCTCGATGAATTCATTGGTCAGGAAAACGTGAAAAAGAAACTCTCCCTCGCTCTCGAAGCAGCGAAGATGAGGGGAGAAGTACTCGATCATGTCCTCCTCGCAGGACCACCGGGACTCGGAAAGACTACCCTTGCACACATAATCGCCAGCGAACTCCAGACGAACATCCACGTTACGAGCGGACCGGTTCTTGTGAAACAGGGAGATATGGCCGCCATCCTCACAAGTCTGGAACGGGGAGACGTTCTCTTCATAGACGAAATACACCGATTGAACAAAGCAGTGGAGGAGCTTCTTTACTCTGCCATCGAAGACTTCCAGATAGACATCATGATCGGAAAGGGTCCGAGTGCGAAGTCCATCAGGATAGACATCCAGCCTTTTACGCTCGTTGGAGCCACGACGAGAAGTGGTCTTTTGAGTTCTCCTCTCAGAAGCAGGTTTGGTATCATCCTCGAACTGGACTTCTACACTGTGAAAGAACTGAAGGAAATCATAAAAAGAGCGGCCAGCTTGATGGACGTTGAAATAGAAGATTCAGCAGCAGAGATGATCGCGAAAAGATCGAGAGGCACACCGAGGATCGCTATAAGACTCACGAAGAGAGTGAGGGACATGCTCACGGTGGTAAAGGCAGACAGAATCAATACCGATATCGTTTTGAAGACCATGGAAGTGTTGAACATAGACGCCGAGGGGCTGGATGAGTTCGACAGGAAGATTCTGAAGACGATCATAGAGATTTACAGGGGAGGACCCGTCGGATTGAACGCCCTCGCCGCTTCACTCGGTGTGGAAGCGGACACTCTGAGCGAAGTTTATGAACCTTACCTCCTCCAGGCGGGATTTCTCGCCAGAACTCCAAGAGGAAGGGTCGCCACTGAAAAGGCTTACAAACACCTGAAGTACGAAGTCCCGGAAAACCGTCTCTTCTGA
- a CDS encoding YggS family pyridoxal phosphate-dependent enzyme codes for MGLKENLERVLNRMKNAALRANRDPFEVRLVVASKYASVQQMEELVFLGIREFGENRAQDLVKKSEYFKGKPIIWHFIGRIQTNKVKYIVPRCELIHSVWREEELKEIEKRAEKLGKIQKILLEVNVFKEETKAGLLVEEVEEFLKLCQEFPHVEVLGFMTMAPYAENPEEVRWGFRTLRELRDELASRFNGNVKLKELSMGMSNDFEVAIEEGATMVRIGSAIFEGGK; via the coding sequence ATGGGATTGAAAGAAAACCTCGAAAGGGTTCTCAACAGAATGAAAAACGCTGCTCTTCGAGCAAACAGGGATCCCTTCGAAGTGAGGCTCGTAGTCGCTTCAAAATACGCCAGCGTCCAGCAGATGGAAGAACTCGTGTTCCTTGGTATCAGAGAGTTCGGAGAAAACAGAGCGCAGGATCTCGTCAAAAAGAGCGAATATTTCAAGGGCAAACCCATCATCTGGCACTTCATTGGAAGAATACAGACGAACAAGGTGAAATACATCGTACCGAGATGTGAACTGATCCACTCCGTCTGGAGGGAAGAGGAGCTGAAAGAAATAGAAAAAAGGGCAGAAAAACTTGGGAAAATCCAGAAGATTCTCCTTGAGGTGAACGTCTTCAAAGAAGAAACGAAGGCCGGGCTTCTGGTCGAAGAAGTGGAAGAGTTCTTGAAACTCTGTCAGGAATTCCCACACGTCGAAGTTCTCGGCTTTATGACCATGGCTCCCTACGCTGAAAACCCCGAAGAAGTTCGGTGGGGTTTCAGAACTCTCAGAGAGCTAAGGGACGAGCTCGCCAGCAGGTTCAACGGGAACGTGAAACTCAAGGAGCTTTCCATGGGCATGAGCAACGATTTCGAAGTAGCGATAGAAGAAGGAGCAACCATGGTGAGGATTGGAAGCGCCATATTCGAAGGAGGGAAGTGA
- a CDS encoding YggT family protein, with protein sequence MFVIANLLRSIAVVLRTFIYVEIVSIVVSAIFSWTTPYYYHPVRRFFDALSSIVLNPIRRVVPPIGSVDISPMIAIFILMFLDGFLVQTLFDLAVRLS encoded by the coding sequence ATGTTCGTGATAGCCAATCTGCTCAGATCGATCGCGGTGGTTCTGAGAACGTTCATATACGTGGAGATTGTGTCCATCGTTGTCTCTGCGATCTTCAGCTGGACCACACCTTACTATTATCACCCTGTAAGAAGGTTCTTTGATGCTTTATCTTCGATCGTTTTGAATCCTATTCGACGCGTTGTGCCTCCAATAGGTTCTGTTGACATATCTCCTATGATTGCCATCTTCATTCTCATGTTCCTGGACGGTTTCCTCGTACAGACCCTCTTCGATCTGGCGGTGAGACTTTCATGA
- a CDS encoding NAD(+) kinase has translation MKIAILYREEREKEGKFLKEKISKEHEVIEFGEANAPGRVTADLIVVVGGDGTVLKAAKKAADGTPMVGFKAGRLGFLTSYTLDEIDRFLEDLRNWNFREETRWFIQIESELGNHLALNDVTLERDLSGKMVEIEVEVEHHSSMWFFADGVVISTPTGSTAYSLSIGGPIIFPECEVLEISPIAPQFFLTRSVVIPSNFKVVVESQRDINMLVDGVLTGKTKRIEVKKSRRYVRILRPPEYDYVTVIRDKLGYGRRIE, from the coding sequence ATGAAAATCGCCATTCTTTACAGAGAAGAGCGAGAAAAAGAGGGAAAATTCCTGAAAGAAAAGATTTCAAAAGAACACGAAGTAATCGAGTTCGGTGAAGCGAACGCTCCAGGAAGGGTTACGGCAGATTTGATAGTGGTGGTTGGAGGAGACGGAACCGTGCTCAAGGCAGCGAAAAAAGCGGCCGATGGAACACCAATGGTGGGCTTCAAGGCAGGCAGACTGGGGTTCCTCACATCCTACACCCTCGATGAGATAGATCGATTTCTCGAGGATCTCAGAAACTGGAACTTCCGGGAAGAAACAAGATGGTTCATACAGATCGAAAGTGAACTCGGAAACCATCTCGCCCTGAACGATGTCACCCTCGAACGTGACCTGAGTGGAAAGATGGTCGAAATAGAGGTCGAGGTGGAGCACCACTCTTCCATGTGGTTCTTCGCAGACGGAGTGGTGATTTCCACACCGACAGGTTCCACGGCTTATTCTCTTTCCATAGGAGGTCCCATAATATTCCCGGAATGCGAGGTGCTGGAGATCTCTCCCATTGCACCACAATTCTTTCTCACCCGAAGCGTTGTGATACCCTCGAATTTCAAAGTGGTGGTTGAATCCCAGAGAGATATAAACATGCTGGTGGATGGAGTCCTGACGGGAAAAACAAAACGAATCGAAGTAAAGAAATCCAGAAGATACGTTAGAATTCTGAGACCTCCTGAGTACGATTACGTGACGGTGATAAGAGACAAACTCGGTTACGGGAGGCGTATCGAGTGA
- the phoU gene encoding phosphate signaling complex protein PhoU, protein MNRLLNEKVEEFKKGVLKAGWFIEKMFRNSISSLVERNESLAREVIADEEVVDQMEVEIQEKAMEVLGLFSPIGKPLLTVTAGIRVAELIENIADKCHDIAKNVLELMEEPPLKPLEDIPAMANQTSEMLKFALRMFADVNVEKSFEVCRMDSKVDDLYEKVREELLLYMMESPKYVKRALLLLEIAGNIEIIADYATNIVEVSVYMVQGEAYKCYHDELLLFKKSGGVLFESSD, encoded by the coding sequence GTGAATAGACTCTTAAACGAAAAGGTGGAAGAATTCAAGAAAGGCGTTCTCAAAGCGGGATGGTTCATAGAAAAGATGTTCAGAAACTCCATATCCTCACTTGTCGAAAGAAACGAGTCCCTCGCCAGGGAAGTGATCGCAGATGAAGAGGTTGTCGATCAGATGGAAGTGGAGATTCAGGAAAAAGCAATGGAGGTGCTCGGCCTCTTTTCTCCCATAGGAAAGCCCCTTCTCACAGTAACAGCGGGTATAAGGGTGGCAGAGCTCATTGAAAATATAGCCGACAAATGCCATGACATCGCAAAGAACGTCCTTGAACTCATGGAAGAACCTCCCTTGAAACCTCTCGAAGACATTCCAGCCATGGCGAATCAAACTTCAGAAATGTTGAAGTTCGCTCTCAGGATGTTCGCCGATGTGAACGTAGAAAAGTCTTTCGAAGTTTGCAGGATGGATTCGAAGGTTGATGACCTGTACGAGAAGGTGCGTGAAGAACTCTTGCTCTACATGATGGAGTCACCCAAATATGTGAAAAGGGCTCTTCTCCTCTTAGAAATAGCCGGCAACATAGAGATCATAGCCGATTACGCCACCAACATCGTGGAAGTCTCCGTTTACATGGTTCAGGGAGAGGCCTACAAGTGCTACCACGATGAACTCCTTCTCTTCAAAAAATCCGGAGGGGTGCTCTTTGAAAGTTCTGATTAA
- a CDS encoding YjgP/YjgQ family permease: MKVLIKYLLKLSVVPFLIGLGGFIVFVSLEILYQLSDLIVRHRVGIEKLFLMLYYYLPYFVAMGVPVGVLLAIFWTFSRLSEERELMAIQVHGISQKNLIVPFLILGALLSIAVFFLSDQIVPEYQSKAEEAMSKYVLKKPEVFVVENVISKIGDDQYFYVEKYDERTSTMWNVVIFRYGHEETIITAKRVQKKGNDWYLFNGNYYTVDKDGFLKLDVHFSEMKLDITEDIEKLLRVGKTPREMTGRELKEKIEFFKKVGVKPSPWVVELHSRYANSLTPIVIVLVGVPLSLLFQLRSKSWGVIFTFVLVVLYQGSGAWLSAMGKENLLDPVLAPWIPNIVFTIVGTLLFILLDTFLAYRITEFLSRLFFVAFIFTVSSLFSSQVVIVSDRMERFPEEMVFHGSVEISYKDMTVQASEATVQLTEEGKAKKLEASGGVIYRKADTILIGEHLIFYLENEKSVLTHIRGSTVLEIEKEKKKIYLSGEDLTSEGSRTIVDMGSISTCSETPPHYKLKARYIEIKENDYLLAKDVVFYLLEIPLFYQPIFFTSLSDKPQPFSVEVGVGDNPYLKTSYNVSYPSGLLYFSTKSVLSGDLSKELNWNHKMGSWSINLDYKESTSHSVLVKIFDSKNTFLFSQKNEERIYQFERKEKILNGSLNVVLKKESDGEDSYILPQVTVKKVSVKTGVGTFSVDSFNHETRIEDQEKRNSGSVSLSFRSVPFLLFQSVSVSTTGKYLFENQNLDERTSYLKTDSIWDFQNLSLGKFLVLDDKIYAGVYRSNEDGYRVGNLFTTTLRVPLGPFSFESYYKLFTVSGENLRKFSQNESKNEVDLKVSFSYENFKSSLETTYDFLEKEFSDPYLKTSYSFKTGDITHTVDSTTRFVLDEISRSYTTWNFQQRMGAFLNRFYFTYYYREPHVKYVEDQMRIYGKNFLFMENPRITTYTKLSVDPFELDEFWIRGTFKKGESTHSLKMSYSSDNLEFSYQTKNGDPALEISFSLKDWNVEKFSLSVEKALHCLGTKISTSFGRNFTLESFSILFFIRDFPNSGIGFDTEEGIGLNVF; encoded by the coding sequence TTGAAAGTTCTGATTAAGTATCTTCTGAAACTCTCCGTTGTCCCTTTCTTGATCGGTCTTGGTGGTTTCATCGTTTTCGTCAGTCTTGAGATTCTCTACCAGCTCTCCGATCTGATAGTGAGGCACAGGGTGGGAATCGAAAAACTCTTTCTCATGCTGTACTACTACCTTCCTTACTTCGTCGCAATGGGTGTTCCCGTTGGAGTACTCCTCGCCATCTTCTGGACGTTCTCACGACTCTCCGAAGAAAGAGAGCTCATGGCCATACAGGTTCACGGAATCTCCCAAAAAAATTTGATCGTTCCCTTTCTGATTCTTGGAGCCCTTCTCTCCATAGCCGTCTTCTTCCTCAGCGATCAAATCGTTCCCGAGTACCAATCAAAAGCAGAAGAAGCAATGTCGAAGTACGTTCTGAAAAAACCCGAGGTTTTTGTCGTTGAAAACGTCATCTCAAAGATAGGAGACGACCAGTATTTCTATGTGGAAAAATACGACGAAAGAACAAGCACGATGTGGAACGTGGTTATTTTCAGATACGGGCATGAAGAGACGATAATCACCGCAAAAAGGGTGCAGAAAAAAGGTAACGACTGGTACCTCTTCAATGGAAATTACTACACCGTCGATAAAGATGGCTTCTTAAAACTCGACGTGCACTTTTCTGAGATGAAACTGGATATTACAGAAGACATAGAAAAACTCCTTCGTGTGGGAAAGACGCCGAGAGAGATGACTGGAAGAGAACTCAAGGAAAAGATAGAATTCTTCAAAAAAGTGGGAGTGAAACCTTCTCCCTGGGTCGTAGAGCTTCACAGCAGATACGCGAACTCTTTGACGCCGATAGTGATAGTGCTCGTTGGAGTGCCTCTCTCTCTTCTCTTTCAGCTGAGAAGCAAATCCTGGGGTGTGATCTTCACTTTCGTACTCGTTGTCCTTTATCAGGGAAGCGGTGCGTGGCTCAGCGCCATGGGAAAGGAAAATCTCCTCGATCCCGTGCTCGCACCGTGGATTCCAAACATCGTGTTCACGATCGTTGGAACGCTCCTGTTTATCCTTCTCGACACCTTTCTCGCCTACAGAATCACAGAATTTCTCTCGAGACTGTTTTTCGTTGCCTTCATCTTCACCGTCTCTTCTCTTTTTTCATCACAGGTTGTCATAGTGTCCGATCGAATGGAAAGGTTTCCGGAGGAAATGGTCTTTCATGGAAGCGTTGAAATATCGTACAAAGATATGACCGTCCAGGCGAGCGAAGCCACGGTTCAGCTCACCGAAGAAGGGAAAGCGAAAAAACTCGAAGCTTCAGGTGGAGTGATATACAGAAAGGCAGACACGATCTTGATTGGTGAGCATTTGATCTTCTATCTGGAAAATGAAAAAAGCGTTCTTACTCACATTCGGGGAAGCACTGTCCTCGAAATAGAAAAAGAAAAGAAAAAAATTTACCTGTCCGGTGAAGATCTCACCTCTGAAGGCTCGAGAACGATCGTGGACATGGGTTCCATCTCCACCTGCTCGGAAACTCCGCCCCATTACAAGCTCAAGGCCAGGTACATAGAAATAAAAGAGAACGACTACCTCCTGGCAAAGGATGTGGTTTTCTATCTTCTGGAAATACCGCTGTTTTATCAACCCATCTTTTTCACTTCACTATCCGACAAACCGCAACCGTTCTCCGTTGAAGTGGGTGTGGGAGATAACCCGTACCTGAAAACCTCTTACAACGTGTCTTACCCCTCTGGACTACTGTATTTCTCAACCAAAAGTGTATTGAGCGGAGACCTGTCTAAGGAACTCAACTGGAACCACAAGATGGGAAGCTGGTCCATCAATTTAGACTACAAAGAATCGACATCCCACAGCGTTTTGGTGAAGATCTTCGACAGTAAAAACACCTTCCTTTTCTCACAGAAAAACGAAGAGAGAATCTATCAGTTCGAAAGAAAGGAGAAGATCCTGAACGGAAGTCTGAACGTGGTTCTCAAAAAAGAATCGGACGGCGAAGACAGTTACATACTCCCACAAGTAACTGTGAAAAAAGTGAGCGTCAAGACGGGTGTAGGAACTTTTTCTGTGGACAGTTTCAATCACGAAACCCGCATAGAAGATCAAGAAAAGAGGAACTCCGGGTCGGTGAGCCTTTCTTTTCGTTCTGTTCCCTTCTTGCTTTTTCAGTCCGTGAGCGTCAGTACCACTGGAAAGTACTTGTTTGAAAACCAAAACCTCGACGAACGAACGAGCTACCTCAAAACAGATTCCATATGGGATTTTCAGAACCTTTCCCTCGGGAAGTTTCTCGTACTGGATGATAAAATATACGCTGGCGTGTACAGATCGAACGAAGACGGCTACCGTGTTGGAAATCTGTTCACAACCACACTCAGAGTGCCTCTGGGGCCTTTTTCCTTCGAGAGTTACTACAAACTCTTCACGGTTTCCGGAGAAAACCTCAGAAAGTTTTCCCAGAATGAATCAAAAAACGAGGTGGATCTGAAAGTATCGTTCTCTTATGAAAATTTCAAATCTTCCTTAGAAACAACCTACGATTTCCTCGAAAAGGAGTTCTCGGATCCGTATCTCAAAACCTCTTACTCGTTCAAAACAGGAGATATCACTCACACTGTGGACTCCACTACCCGGTTCGTTCTGGACGAGATCAGCAGAAGTTACACCACCTGGAACTTCCAGCAGAGAATGGGAGCTTTCCTGAACAGATTCTACTTCACCTACTACTACAGAGAACCACACGTTAAGTACGTCGAGGATCAGATGAGGATATACGGAAAGAATTTCCTTTTCATGGAAAACCCGCGAATAACCACGTACACAAAGCTGAGCGTTGATCCCTTTGAACTGGATGAATTCTGGATACGCGGGACGTTTAAAAAAGGAGAGTCCACCCACTCTTTGAAAATGAGTTATTCCAGTGACAACCTGGAATTTTCTTATCAGACAAAGAACGGTGATCCGGCGCTGGAAATATCTTTTTCATTAAAGGACTGGAACGTGGAGAAGTTTTCTCTGTCTGTTGAAAAGGCTTTGCACTGTCTTGGAACGAAGATTTCAACTTCATTCGGCAGGAATTTCACTCTTGAGAGTTTCTCCATTCTTTTCTTCATAAGAGATTTTCCGAACAGCGGTATCGGTTTCGACACGGAAGAAGGGATAGGGCTCAACGTTTTTTGA
- the dnaB gene encoding replicative DNA helicase — MRVPPHNLEAEVAVLGSILIDPSVINDVLEILSHEDFYLKKHQHIFRAMEELYDEGKPVDVVSVCDKLQSMGKLEEVGGDLEVAQLAEAVPSSAHALHYAEIVKEKSILRKLIEISRKISESAYMEEDVEILLDNAEKMIFEISEMKTTKSYDHLRGIMHRVFENLENFRERANLIEPGVLITGLPTGFKSLDKQTTGFHSSDLVIIAARPSMGKTSFALSIARNMAVNFEIPVGIFSLEMSKEQLAQRLLSMESGVDLYSIRTGYLDQEKWERLTIAASKLYKAPIVVDDESLLDPRSLRAKARRMKKEYDVKAIFVDYLQLMHLKGRKESRQQEISEISRSLKLLARELDIVVIALSQLSRAVEQREDKRPRLSDLRESGAIEQDADTVIFIYREEYYRSKKSKEESKLHEPHEAEIIIGKQRNGPVGTITLIFDPRTVTFHEVDVVHS; from the coding sequence ATGCGTGTTCCCCCGCACAACTTAGAGGCCGAAGTTGCTGTGCTCGGAAGCATATTGATAGATCCGTCGGTAATAAACGACGTTCTTGAAATTTTGAGCCACGAAGATTTCTATCTGAAAAAACACCAACACATCTTCAGAGCGATGGAAGAGCTTTACGACGAAGGAAAACCGGTGGACGTGGTTTCCGTCTGTGACAAGCTTCAAAGCATGGGAAAACTCGAGGAAGTAGGTGGAGATCTGGAAGTGGCCCAGCTCGCTGAGGCTGTGCCCAGTTCTGCACACGCACTTCACTACGCGGAGATCGTCAAGGAAAAATCCATTCTGAGGAAACTCATTGAGATCTCCAGAAAAATCTCAGAAAGTGCCTACATGGAAGAAGATGTGGAGATCCTGCTCGACAACGCAGAAAAGATGATCTTCGAGATCTCAGAGATGAAAACGACAAAATCCTACGATCATCTGAGAGGCATCATGCACCGGGTGTTTGAAAACCTGGAGAACTTCAGGGAAAGAGCCAACCTTATAGAACCCGGTGTGCTCATAACGGGACTACCAACGGGATTCAAAAGTCTGGACAAACAGACCACAGGGTTCCACAGCTCCGATCTGGTGATAATAGCAGCGAGACCCTCCATGGGAAAAACCTCCTTCGCACTCTCAATAGCGAGGAACATGGCTGTCAATTTCGAAATCCCCGTCGGAATATTCAGTCTCGAGATGTCCAAGGAACAGCTCGCTCAAAGACTACTCAGCATGGAGTCCGGTGTGGATCTTTACAGCATCAGAACAGGATACCTGGATCAGGAGAAGTGGGAAAGACTCACAATAGCGGCTTCTAAACTCTACAAAGCACCCATAGTTGTGGACGATGAGTCACTCCTCGATCCGCGATCGTTGAGGGCAAAAGCGAGAAGGATGAAAAAAGAATACGATGTAAAAGCCATTTTTGTCGACTATCTCCAGCTCATGCACCTGAAAGGAAGAAAAGAAAGCAGACAGCAGGAGATATCCGAGATCTCGAGATCTCTGAAGCTCCTTGCGAGGGAACTCGACATAGTGGTGATAGCGCTTTCACAGCTTTCGAGGGCCGTAGAACAGAGAGAAGACAAAAGACCGAGGCTGAGTGACCTCAGGGAATCCGGTGCGATAGAACAGGACGCAGACACAGTCATCTTCATCTACAGGGAGGAATATTACAGGAGCAAAAAATCCAAAGAGGAAAGCAAGCTTCACGAACCTCACGAAGCTGAAATCATAATAGGTAAACAGAGAAACGGTCCCGTTGGAACGATCACTCTGATCTTCGACCCCAGAACGGTTACGTTCCATGAAGTCGATGTGGTGCATTCATGA
- a CDS encoding purine-nucleoside phosphorylase, which produces MDIKAYKERVEKAVEYLKGQIDETPEIAIILGSGLSVIADEVEKEGTSKKIPYSEIPGFPISTAPGHKGELIFGKLFGKNVMLMNGRFHYYEGYSMKEVTFPIRVMQLLGVEILIVTNAAGGLNPDFEVGRPMIITDHINFMGDNPLIGPNVDEWGPRFPDMSEPYDKELIELAYNSARELGIPVYQGVYVAVTGPCFETPAELRMLRKFGADAVGMSTVPEVIVARHGQIRVLGISAITDRAVPEDLKPLTAEEVLEVAEKTGRKIAQIIFEVVRKL; this is translated from the coding sequence GTGGACATAAAGGCCTACAAAGAAAGAGTGGAAAAAGCGGTTGAATATCTGAAAGGTCAGATCGATGAAACACCCGAAATAGCGATAATACTGGGTTCTGGTCTTTCCGTCATAGCGGATGAGGTGGAAAAGGAGGGAACCTCCAAGAAGATACCCTACAGCGAGATACCAGGATTTCCCATTTCCACAGCTCCGGGTCACAAGGGTGAGCTGATCTTCGGAAAACTCTTTGGAAAGAACGTCATGCTGATGAACGGAAGGTTTCACTACTATGAAGGATATTCAATGAAGGAAGTCACATTCCCCATCAGAGTGATGCAGCTTCTCGGTGTTGAAATTCTGATTGTTACCAACGCCGCTGGTGGGTTGAATCCGGATTTCGAAGTGGGAAGACCCATGATCATAACCGATCACATCAACTTCATGGGTGACAATCCTCTCATAGGTCCTAACGTGGATGAGTGGGGTCCCAGGTTTCCGGACATGTCGGAACCCTACGACAAGGAACTCATAGAACTCGCCTACAACAGTGCAAGAGAACTGGGAATTCCCGTCTATCAGGGTGTCTATGTGGCCGTTACAGGTCCGTGCTTCGAAACGCCCGCTGAGCTCAGAATGCTCAGAAAATTCGGGGCCGATGCAGTTGGAATGTCAACCGTTCCGGAAGTCATAGTGGCAAGACACGGTCAGATAAGGGTCCTTGGAATTTCTGCCATCACCGACAGGGCCGTCCCTGAAGATCTCAAGCCACTCACCGCAGAGGAAGTCCTGGAAGTCGCTGAGAAGACGGGAAGAAAGATCGCTCAGATCATCTTCGAGGTCGTCAGAAAGCTCTGA